A genomic segment from Microcella flavibacter encodes:
- a CDS encoding AI-2E family transporter: MKITNAFRLGLFGGLGVLVALVIGGAIASLATIITYIGAALFIALGLDPLVSGLEKRGWPRWLAILTVLLGVLGLFAGLVFALVPVIVEQVTRLIRQIVDFVSEIESLEAFVATVQTFVPVELLNVQDAVDAGIEFLSDPANLAEIGGGVLGVGIGIASGLFGGIIILILTLYFTASLNSMKQATYRLVPASRREKFVHISEQVASAVGRYVVGQASLAFVNGVLSFIFLSVIGAAYPALFAFVAFLFSLVPLVGTISGSILIVATQLVVNPESMSTVIAAAIYYLVYMQVEAYLLSPNIMNRAVKVPGAVVVIAALIGGTLLGVLGALIAIPVAASILIIIDQVFVPRQQKL; the protein is encoded by the coding sequence GTGAAGATCACCAACGCGTTCCGGCTCGGCCTCTTCGGGGGTCTCGGCGTGCTCGTGGCCCTCGTCATCGGCGGTGCGATCGCCTCGCTCGCGACGATCATCACCTACATCGGGGCGGCGCTGTTCATCGCCCTCGGCCTCGACCCGCTCGTCTCGGGGCTCGAGAAGCGAGGCTGGCCGCGCTGGCTGGCCATCCTCACGGTGCTGCTCGGCGTGCTCGGGCTCTTCGCCGGGCTCGTCTTCGCGCTCGTGCCCGTCATCGTCGAGCAGGTCACCCGCCTGATCCGGCAGATCGTCGACTTCGTCAGCGAGATCGAGTCGCTCGAGGCCTTCGTCGCGACCGTGCAGACCTTCGTGCCCGTCGAGCTGCTCAACGTGCAGGACGCCGTCGACGCGGGCATCGAGTTCCTCAGCGACCCGGCGAACCTCGCCGAGATCGGCGGCGGCGTGCTCGGCGTCGGCATCGGCATCGCCAGCGGGCTGTTCGGCGGCATCATCATCCTCATCCTGACGCTGTACTTCACGGCGTCGCTGAACTCGATGAAGCAGGCCACCTACCGCCTGGTGCCGGCCTCGCGCCGCGAGAAGTTCGTGCACATCTCCGAGCAGGTGGCCTCGGCCGTCGGCCGCTACGTCGTCGGGCAGGCCAGCCTCGCGTTCGTCAACGGCGTGCTGAGCTTCATCTTCCTCAGCGTCATCGGCGCCGCGTATCCCGCGCTCTTCGCCTTCGTGGCGTTCCTGTTCTCGCTCGTGCCCCTCGTCGGCACGATCTCCGGCTCGATCCTCATCGTCGCGACGCAGCTCGTGGTGAACCCCGAGTCGATGTCGACCGTCATCGCCGCCGCGATCTACTACCTGGTCTACATGCAGGTCGAGGCGTACCTGCTGAGCCCGAACATCATGAACCGCGCGGTGAAGGTGCCGGGGGCGGTCGTCGTCATCGCGGCCCTCATCGGCGGCACCCTGCTCGGCGTGCTCGGCGCGCTCATCGCCATCCCGGTAGCCGCGTCGATCCTCATCATCATCGATCAGGTCTTCGTGCCGCGGCAGCAGAAGCTGTAG
- a CDS encoding DivIVA domain-containing protein → MAAIDSEFGTEMRGYKRDEVDKALQELRRDVIKANGARAETAKELKRLQAVVDDLQAELDEVGRPTYAGLGTKLEQTLRLAEEQSTRVISQADIDAERVRSAAQDDAERAMAEAHDRVERLVAEAGERAAAAAETAQRTAEELLERARDDADQLVQEASREAAAIRGAVATEAAEARATAKREAAALRAEAERELAELRVVADREVADAREGAGALARETERERAVFESDSATRRAQLDADLAGDRAALEAELDAARSAAAAELARRADEWNAEEDRRRDALEAEEDRRRGALDEQEAAVRAGLEQELATRRSELEREIDAARADADRATTEQRTEVDRYVRATRAEVDAYAADTRSAADAYALSTRSEIDAYAAETRGGADAHAVEVTAAADAHAHEVTAAADARALEVTEAADARGRDVVGEAEARAASLVAEAEARANETTTTAEARAADVVAAAEARAAAVVAEAESRAAARTTEADARAATVTAEAEARAAELTAGAEARRVEVTSAADAYAHEARSSADAYAHAVRTEADAEAREKRSTADAHAADVRAGATAYAEQERGAADAEIAAARAEWAAHLADTRAALNAEVAERRADLEQEIGRARADLQHELDAARAEHEREAAARRDALDTEIVDRRAAAAAEDARARAAAAAERAEQQRALRAEADSQRASLDRERETQERAIADAAATAAAAAQHDADAQAARLARAAEEARIDLEVELTARRDEAEREHLARQQEAVAQTQKYLDEATAQLTDAQKRAAEARAEAEGLARTARGDAEALRSDADGRAREVLQNAEQRASAIVEEAEQRTRQLVSEAEERLARIRVERDAVAGYLEGLRGVLSQAERISGSISDE, encoded by the coding sequence GTGGCAGCGATCGACAGCGAGTTCGGCACCGAGATGCGCGGGTACAAGCGCGACGAGGTCGACAAGGCCCTGCAGGAGCTGCGTCGCGACGTCATCAAGGCCAACGGCGCCCGGGCCGAGACGGCCAAGGAGCTGAAGCGGCTGCAGGCCGTCGTCGACGATCTGCAGGCCGAGCTCGACGAGGTCGGGCGCCCCACCTACGCCGGTCTCGGCACGAAGCTCGAGCAGACCCTGCGCCTCGCCGAGGAGCAGTCGACCCGCGTCATCAGCCAGGCCGACATCGATGCCGAGCGGGTGCGCTCCGCCGCCCAGGACGACGCCGAGCGCGCCATGGCGGAGGCGCACGACCGCGTCGAGCGCCTCGTCGCCGAGGCGGGCGAGCGCGCGGCCGCGGCGGCCGAGACCGCCCAGCGCACCGCCGAGGAGCTGCTCGAGCGGGCCCGCGACGACGCCGACCAGCTGGTGCAGGAGGCCTCGCGCGAGGCGGCCGCCATCCGCGGCGCCGTGGCCACCGAGGCCGCCGAGGCGCGCGCGACCGCCAAGCGCGAGGCGGCCGCGCTGCGCGCGGAGGCCGAGCGCGAGCTCGCCGAGCTGCGCGTCGTCGCCGACCGCGAGGTCGCCGACGCGCGGGAGGGCGCCGGCGCGCTCGCCCGCGAGACCGAGCGCGAGCGCGCGGTCTTCGAGAGCGACAGCGCGACCCGCCGGGCCCAGCTCGACGCCGACCTCGCGGGCGACCGCGCCGCGCTCGAGGCCGAGCTGGACGCCGCCCGCAGCGCGGCCGCGGCCGAGCTCGCCCGCCGCGCGGACGAGTGGAACGCCGAGGAGGACCGCCGGCGCGACGCCCTCGAGGCCGAGGAGGACCGCCGACGCGGCGCCCTCGACGAGCAGGAGGCCGCGGTGCGGGCCGGCCTCGAGCAGGAGCTCGCCACCCGACGGTCCGAGCTCGAGCGCGAGATCGACGCGGCCCGCGCCGATGCCGACCGGGCGACCACCGAGCAGCGCACCGAGGTCGACCGCTACGTGCGGGCGACGCGGGCCGAGGTCGACGCCTACGCCGCCGACACCCGCAGCGCCGCCGACGCCTACGCGCTCTCCACCCGCAGCGAGATCGACGCCTATGCGGCCGAGACGCGCGGCGGCGCCGACGCCCACGCCGTCGAGGTCACCGCGGCGGCCGATGCGCACGCGCACGAGGTCACGGCCGCGGCGGACGCCCGCGCGCTCGAGGTCACCGAGGCGGCGGATGCTCGGGGCCGGGACGTCGTCGGCGAGGCCGAGGCGCGCGCCGCATCCCTCGTCGCGGAGGCCGAGGCCCGCGCGAACGAGACGACCACGACCGCGGAGGCCCGGGCGGCCGACGTCGTCGCGGCCGCCGAGGCCCGGGCGGCGGCCGTGGTCGCCGAGGCCGAGTCCCGCGCCGCCGCTCGCACGACCGAGGCCGATGCGCGCGCGGCGACGGTGACGGCGGAGGCCGAGGCCCGGGCCGCCGAGCTCACGGCGGGCGCGGAGGCCCGCCGGGTCGAGGTCACGAGCGCCGCCGATGCCTACGCCCACGAGGCGCGGTCGAGCGCCGACGCCTACGCCCACGCCGTGCGCACCGAGGCCGACGCCGAGGCCCGTGAGAAGCGCTCCACCGCCGACGCCCACGCCGCCGACGTGCGCGCGGGCGCGACCGCCTACGCCGAGCAGGAGCGCGGCGCCGCCGACGCGGAGATCGCCGCGGCGCGGGCCGAGTGGGCCGCGCACCTCGCCGACACCCGCGCCGCCCTCAATGCCGAGGTCGCCGAGCGCCGCGCCGACCTCGAGCAGGAGATCGGCCGCGCCCGCGCCGACCTGCAGCACGAGCTCGACGCGGCCCGCGCCGAGCACGAGCGCGAGGCCGCCGCGCGCCGCGACGCCCTCGACACCGAGATCGTCGACCGACGGGCCGCCGCCGCCGCGGAGGACGCCCGTGCGCGGGCCGCCGCCGCCGCCGAGCGCGCCGAGCAGCAGCGGGCGCTGCGCGCCGAGGCGGATTCCCAGCGAGCCTCGCTCGACCGCGAGCGGGAGACCCAGGAGCGCGCGATCGCCGACGCGGCCGCCACTGCGGCTGCCGCCGCGCAGCACGACGCCGACGCCCAGGCCGCGCGCCTCGCGCGCGCCGCCGAGGAGGCGCGCATCGACCTCGAGGTGGAGCTGACCGCCCGTCGCGACGAGGCCGAGCGCGAGCACCTGGCCCGCCAGCAGGAGGCCGTCGCGCAGACGCAGAAGTACCTCGACGAGGCCACCGCGCAGCTCACCGACGCGCAGAAGCGGGCCGCCGAGGCGCGCGCCGAGGCCGAGGGCCTCGCCCGCACCGCGCGCGGCGACGCCGAGGCCCTGCGCAGCGACGCCGACGGCCGCGCCCGGGAGGTGCTGCAGAACGCCGAGCAGCGCGCATCCGCCATCGTCGAGGAGGCGGAGCAGCGCACCCGTCAGCTCGTCTCCGAGGCGGAGGAGCGTCTGGCCCGCATCCGCGTCGAGCGCGATGCCGTGGCGGGATATCTGGAGGGTCTGCGCGGAGTACTGTCGCAGGCAGAGAGGATCTCCGGCTCGATCAGCGACGAGTAG
- a CDS encoding tetratricopeptide repeat protein: MTDAPFSPAAMRGAVDLTSLVRAASAPPASAAPAASGASGAPAAPGAAPAGGLVRDVDDVSFGEMLELSSQVPVIVEFYAQGIAPALGAIIASYDGRLALATVDGNRAPQLAQAFQVQQVPAVAAVIGGRPMQLFVGMPAEAELRSVLEEVLQVAAQNGVTGVLDVAEEAEAPAEEPLAPLHQAAYDAISSGDYAAAVEAYRQQLAQAPRDQEAVAGLAQASLLLRLDGTTAAALRDAAAAGPHDADAQLAVADLDLSGGHVEDAYGRLLDVFPALDAEGRTAVRTRLLEYFEIVGAEDPRTVAARRRLTALLY; the protein is encoded by the coding sequence ATGACTGATGCGCCCTTCTCGCCCGCCGCCATGCGCGGCGCGGTCGACCTCACCTCGCTCGTGCGCGCCGCCTCGGCCCCGCCGGCGTCCGCCGCTCCGGCCGCGTCCGGCGCGTCCGGCGCTCCTGCCGCGCCCGGAGCCGCCCCTGCCGGCGGCCTCGTGCGCGACGTCGACGACGTGAGCTTCGGCGAGATGCTCGAGCTCTCGTCTCAGGTGCCCGTGATCGTCGAGTTCTACGCGCAGGGGATCGCCCCGGCGCTCGGCGCGATCATCGCCTCCTACGACGGTCGCCTCGCGCTCGCGACCGTCGACGGCAACCGTGCCCCGCAGCTCGCGCAGGCCTTCCAGGTGCAGCAGGTTCCGGCCGTCGCCGCCGTCATCGGCGGCCGCCCGATGCAGCTCTTCGTCGGCATGCCGGCCGAGGCCGAGCTGCGCTCGGTGCTCGAGGAGGTGCTGCAGGTCGCCGCGCAGAACGGCGTCACGGGCGTGCTCGACGTCGCCGAGGAGGCGGAGGCGCCCGCGGAGGAGCCGCTCGCCCCGCTGCACCAGGCCGCCTACGACGCGATCAGCAGCGGCGACTACGCGGCGGCCGTCGAGGCGTACCGCCAGCAGCTCGCCCAGGCGCCGCGCGACCAGGAGGCCGTCGCCGGACTCGCCCAGGCGAGCCTGCTGCTGCGCCTGGACGGCACGACCGCCGCCGCCCTCCGCGACGCCGCGGCCGCCGGCCCCCATGATGCGGATGCTCAGCTCGCGGTCGCCGACCTCGACCTCTCCGGCGGCCACGTGGAGGACGCGTACGGGCGCCTGCTCGACGTGTTCCCGGCCCTCGATGCCGAGGGGCGCACCGCGGTGCGGACGCGCCTGCTCGAGTACTTCGAGATCGTCGGCGCGGAGGACCCGCGCACGGTGGCCGCGCGGCGTCGACTGACGGCGCTGCTCTACTAG
- the glgB gene encoding 1,4-alpha-glucan branching protein GlgB produces MADLTRTTPTPEAIPTLHADHRRALVEGRHPRPHDALGQHPLDDGWVVRVLRPLAASVTVVRADGSRVPLAHDADGLWHGMLPGGPAEGQAYTVVASYDGGPDWTADDPYRFVPSVGEIDLYLWGEGRHEQLWHVLGAHHRPHEGVEGTSFAVWAPNAQAVRVVGDLNGWHGPQHAMRRLDDNGVWELFVPGLAPGSAYKFEILTPAGEWVTRADPMARRAELPPATASIVADDAPYAWGDDEWMARRARTNPHDGAMSVYEMHLGSWRPGLGYRDIAEPLIEYVTQLGFTHIEFMPLAEHPYGPSWGYQVTGYFAPTSRFGTPDDLRYLIDRLHQAGIGVIMDWVPAHFPKDEWALGRFDGVAVYEHPDPRRGEQPDWGTYVFDFGRSQVRNFLVANAVYWLEEFHIDGLRVDAVASMLYLDYSRSEGEWLPNEHGGRENLEAISFLQEVTATAYKRVPGIVMIAEESTSWPGVTRATSEGGLGFGMKWNMGWMHDTLSYFERDPMWRSHHHSEITFSFLYAFSENFMLPISHDEVVHGKGSLLGKMPGDQWKKLANLRAYLAFMWAHPGKQLLFMGQEFGQPSEWSEERGLDWWILDQPVHRGLHSLVSRLNAVYRDTPALWQQDNSPAGFSWLEGGDAGNNVIAFLRSGVDGSPLVGVFNFSGQPVGGYRLPLPAAGTWSEVLNTDAHEYGGSGVGNLGVVHGEQTPWGGQPASAELTLPPLAALWLTLEQ; encoded by the coding sequence ATGGCCGACCTGACGCGCACGACCCCCACCCCCGAGGCGATCCCGACGCTGCACGCCGATCACCGGCGCGCGCTCGTCGAGGGCCGCCACCCGCGCCCGCACGACGCGCTCGGGCAGCATCCGCTCGACGACGGCTGGGTCGTGCGGGTGCTGCGGCCGCTCGCGGCCAGCGTGACCGTCGTGCGCGCCGACGGCAGCCGCGTGCCGCTCGCCCACGACGCCGACGGGCTCTGGCACGGCATGCTGCCCGGCGGGCCGGCCGAGGGCCAGGCCTACACGGTCGTCGCGAGCTACGACGGCGGCCCCGACTGGACGGCCGACGACCCGTACCGCTTCGTGCCGAGCGTCGGCGAGATCGACCTCTACCTCTGGGGCGAGGGGCGTCACGAGCAGCTCTGGCACGTGCTCGGCGCGCACCACCGGCCGCACGAGGGCGTCGAGGGCACGAGCTTCGCCGTGTGGGCGCCCAATGCCCAGGCCGTGCGCGTCGTCGGCGACCTCAACGGCTGGCACGGCCCGCAGCACGCCATGCGCCGCCTCGACGACAACGGCGTCTGGGAGCTCTTCGTGCCCGGCCTCGCCCCGGGCAGCGCGTACAAGTTCGAGATCCTCACCCCCGCCGGCGAGTGGGTGACGCGCGCCGACCCCATGGCCCGCCGCGCCGAGCTGCCGCCCGCCACCGCCTCGATCGTCGCCGACGACGCCCCCTACGCCTGGGGCGACGACGAGTGGATGGCGCGCCGCGCGCGCACCAACCCGCACGACGGCGCCATGAGCGTGTACGAGATGCACCTCGGCTCGTGGCGGCCGGGCCTCGGATACCGCGACATCGCCGAGCCGCTCATCGAGTACGTGACCCAGCTCGGGTTCACCCACATCGAGTTCATGCCGCTCGCCGAGCATCCCTACGGACCCTCCTGGGGCTACCAGGTGACGGGCTACTTCGCGCCGACCTCCCGCTTCGGCACGCCCGACGACCTGCGCTACCTCATCGACCGGCTGCACCAGGCGGGCATCGGCGTGATCATGGACTGGGTGCCGGCGCACTTCCCCAAGGACGAGTGGGCGCTCGGCCGGTTCGACGGGGTGGCCGTGTACGAGCATCCCGACCCCCGCCGCGGCGAGCAGCCCGACTGGGGCACCTACGTCTTCGACTTCGGCCGCAGCCAGGTGCGCAACTTCCTCGTCGCGAACGCCGTGTACTGGCTCGAGGAGTTCCACATCGACGGCCTGCGGGTCGACGCCGTGGCGAGCATGCTCTACCTCGACTACTCGCGCAGCGAGGGCGAGTGGCTGCCGAACGAGCACGGCGGGCGCGAGAACCTCGAGGCGATCTCGTTCCTGCAGGAGGTCACCGCGACCGCCTACAAGCGCGTGCCCGGCATCGTCATGATCGCCGAGGAGTCGACCTCGTGGCCCGGCGTCACGCGCGCCACGAGCGAGGGCGGCCTCGGCTTCGGCATGAAGTGGAACATGGGGTGGATGCACGACACCCTCAGCTACTTCGAGCGCGACCCGATGTGGCGCTCGCACCACCACAGCGAGATCACCTTCTCGTTCCTCTACGCCTTCAGCGAGAACTTCATGCTGCCGATCAGCCACGACGAGGTCGTGCACGGCAAGGGCTCGCTGCTGGGCAAGATGCCCGGCGACCAGTGGAAGAAGCTCGCCAACCTGCGCGCCTACCTCGCCTTCATGTGGGCGCACCCCGGCAAGCAGCTGCTGTTCATGGGCCAGGAGTTCGGGCAGCCGAGCGAGTGGAGCGAGGAGCGCGGGCTCGACTGGTGGATCCTCGACCAGCCCGTGCATCGCGGACTGCACTCGCTCGTCTCGCGCCTCAACGCGGTCTACCGCGACACCCCGGCGCTGTGGCAGCAGGACAACTCCCCCGCCGGCTTCTCGTGGCTCGAGGGCGGCGATGCGGGCAACAACGTCATCGCCTTCCTGCGCTCGGGCGTCGACGGCAGCCCGCTCGTGGGCGTCTTCAACTTCAGCGGCCAGCCGGTGGGCGGCTACCGCCTGCCGCTGCCCGCCGCGGGCACGTGGAGCGAGGTGCTCAACACCGACGCGCACGAGTACGGCGGCTCCGGCGTCGGCAACCTCGGCGTCGTGCACGGCGAGCAGACGCCGTGGGGCGGCCAGCCGGCCTCGGCCGAGCTCACGCTGCCGCCGCTCGCGGCGCTCTGGCTGACGCTCGAGCAGTAG
- a CDS encoding alpha-1,4-glucan--maltose-1-phosphate maltosyltransferase: MPPAAPEPAAPAPASAPAPAAAASPAAPAPAAPAPTPAAGAAAPQPFAARIGRIPIRHLSPRQPEDRWPSKAVVGEVVPFAATVFREGHDKLGADVVLVAPDEARQSIPLSPGTKGSDRWHAEAQLDAEGTWHWHVLAYTDDWATWHHNATVKIEADVDVEVMLLAGAQLLERAAELAAGTPDQKVLRDARTAMMKKTSTPAARLGAANDARVTAALARHRLASLETESEQLAIRVERTRAGVGSWYEFFPRSEGAKRRKDGSWVSGTFSTATRRLPAVAQMGFDVLYLPPIHPIGRVNRKGPNNTLTPGPNDPGSPWAIGSSDGGHFDVHPDLGTLDDFRAFVGAAKKLGIEVAIDLALQCAPDHPWVSEHPEWFTTLPDGSIAYAENPPKKYQDIYPVNFDNDPEGIRAEVLRLVRHWIDQGVTIFRVDNPHTKPLDFWEWLLHEVAEERPDVVFFAEAFTRPAMMQSLAGAGFQQSYTYFTWRNTKVELEEYLTELSQETSAWFRPNLFVNTPDILTEYLQFGGVPAYKVRAAIAATASPSWGVYAGYELIENVARPGSEENIDNEKYEYKARDWDAAAAEGRTIAPYLTRLNEIRAQHPALRQLRNLRVHWSDDEAILVYSKVTPGRFVRSGRTDGIIVVANVDPHSQRETTVHLDLAALGLPEGATFDVKDLITGERYRWGEHNYVRLNAFVEPVHILRIEYPKGI, translated from the coding sequence ATGCCGCCGGCCGCCCCGGAACCGGCCGCCCCCGCACCGGCGTCCGCACCCGCGCCCGCCGCGGCAGCCTCCCCGGCAGCGCCCGCTCCGGCAGCCCCCGCACCGACGCCGGCAGCCGGTGCCGCCGCCCCGCAGCCGTTCGCCGCGCGCATCGGGCGCATCCCGATCCGCCACCTCTCCCCCCGCCAGCCGGAGGACCGCTGGCCGAGCAAGGCCGTCGTCGGCGAGGTCGTCCCCTTCGCCGCCACCGTCTTCCGCGAGGGCCACGACAAGCTCGGCGCGGACGTGGTGCTCGTCGCCCCCGACGAAGCTCGGCAGAGCATCCCCCTCTCCCCCGGCACCAAGGGCAGCGACCGCTGGCACGCCGAGGCGCAGCTCGACGCCGAGGGCACCTGGCACTGGCACGTGCTGGCCTACACCGACGACTGGGCCACCTGGCACCACAACGCCACCGTCAAGATCGAGGCCGACGTCGACGTCGAGGTCATGCTGCTCGCCGGCGCCCAGCTGCTCGAGCGCGCCGCCGAGCTCGCCGCGGGCACGCCCGATCAGAAGGTGCTGCGGGATGCCCGCACCGCCATGATGAAGAAGACGAGCACCCCGGCCGCCCGCCTGGGCGCGGCGAACGACGCCCGCGTGACGGCCGCGCTCGCCCGGCACCGCCTCGCGAGCCTGGAGACCGAGAGCGAGCAGCTCGCCATCCGGGTCGAGCGCACCCGCGCCGGCGTCGGATCCTGGTACGAGTTCTTCCCCCGCAGCGAGGGCGCCAAGCGGCGCAAGGACGGCTCGTGGGTCAGCGGCACCTTCTCGACCGCGACCCGGCGCCTGCCGGCCGTCGCCCAGATGGGCTTCGACGTGCTCTACCTGCCGCCGATCCACCCGATCGGTCGCGTCAACCGCAAGGGGCCGAACAACACCCTGACCCCGGGCCCGAACGATCCCGGCAGCCCCTGGGCGATCGGCTCGAGCGACGGCGGGCACTTCGACGTGCACCCCGACCTGGGCACGCTCGACGACTTCCGCGCCTTCGTCGGCGCGGCGAAGAAGCTCGGCATCGAGGTGGCCATCGACCTCGCGCTGCAGTGCGCGCCCGATCACCCGTGGGTGAGCGAGCATCCCGAATGGTTCACGACGCTGCCGGACGGCTCGATCGCCTACGCCGAGAACCCGCCGAAGAAGTACCAGGACATCTACCCGGTGAACTTCGACAACGACCCGGAGGGGATCCGGGCTGAGGTGCTGCGCCTCGTGCGGCACTGGATCGACCAGGGCGTCACGATCTTCCGCGTCGACAACCCGCACACGAAGCCGCTCGACTTCTGGGAGTGGCTGCTGCACGAGGTCGCCGAGGAGCGGCCCGACGTCGTGTTCTTCGCCGAGGCCTTCACGCGACCGGCGATGATGCAGTCGCTCGCGGGTGCCGGGTTCCAGCAGTCGTACACGTACTTCACCTGGCGCAACACGAAGGTCGAGCTCGAGGAGTACCTCACCGAGCTGTCGCAGGAGACGAGCGCGTGGTTCCGCCCGAACCTGTTCGTCAACACTCCCGACATCCTCACCGAGTACCTGCAGTTCGGCGGCGTGCCGGCCTACAAGGTGCGCGCCGCGATCGCCGCCACCGCCAGCCCGAGCTGGGGGGTGTACGCCGGATACGAGCTCATCGAGAACGTGGCCCGCCCCGGCAGCGAGGAGAACATCGACAACGAGAAGTACGAGTACAAGGCGCGGGACTGGGATGCGGCCGCCGCCGAGGGGCGCACGATCGCGCCCTACCTCACGAGGCTCAACGAGATCCGCGCCCAGCACCCGGCGCTGCGCCAGTTGCGCAACCTGCGCGTGCACTGGAGCGACGACGAGGCGATCCTCGTCTACTCGAAGGTCACCCCCGGCCGCTTCGTGCGCTCGGGCCGCACCGACGGCATCATCGTCGTCGCCAACGTCGACCCGCACTCGCAGCGCGAGACGACCGTGCACCTCGACCTCGCCGCGCTCGGCCTGCCCGAGGGCGCGACCTTCGACGTGAAGGACCTCATCACCGGCGAGCGCTACCGCTGGGGCGAGCACAACTACGTGCGCCTCAACGCGTTCGTCGAGCCCGTGCACATCCTCCGCATCGAGTACCCGAAGGGCATCTGA